A single genomic interval of Lactococcus sp. S-13 harbors:
- the rpsB gene encoding 30S ribosomal protein S2, which produces MSVISMKQLLEAGVHFGHQTRRWNPKMKPYIFTERNGIHVIDLQKTVKLVDDAYNYVKNASQEGAVVLFVGTKKQAAEAVKEEALRAGQYYVNHRWLGGMLTNWNTIQTRVARLKEINKMEEEGTFEVLPKKEVVLLNKERERLEKFIGGIADMPRIPDVMYIVDPHAEQIAVKEAKTLGIPVVAMVDTNADPEPIDVVIPANDDAIRAVKLITAKMADAIIEGRQGEDAAEDFVAEEAASEESLEELAEIVEGK; this is translated from the coding sequence CGCGTCGTTGGAACCCAAAAATGAAACCATACATCTTCACAGAACGTAATGGTATCCACGTTATCGACCTTCAAAAAACTGTAAAACTTGTTGACGATGCTTACAACTATGTAAAAAACGCTTCACAAGAAGGTGCAGTAGTACTCTTTGTTGGGACTAAAAAACAAGCCGCTGAAGCAGTTAAAGAAGAAGCCCTTCGTGCTGGTCAATACTACGTTAACCACCGTTGGTTGGGTGGTATGCTCACTAACTGGAACACTATCCAAACACGTGTAGCTCGTCTTAAAGAAATCAACAAAATGGAAGAAGAAGGAACTTTCGAAGTTCTTCCTAAAAAAGAAGTTGTACTCTTGAACAAAGAACGCGAACGTCTTGAAAAATTCATCGGTGGTATCGCTGATATGCCTCGTATCCCAGATGTAATGTACATCGTTGACCCACATGCTGAACAAATCGCAGTTAAAGAAGCTAAAACTTTGGGAATCCCAGTTGTAGCGATGGTTGATACAAACGCAGATCCAGAACCAATCGACGTTGTTATCCCTGCAAACGATGACGCTATCCGCGCCGTTAAACTCATCACAGCTAAAATGGCAGATGCAATCATCGAAGGCCGTCAAGGTGAAGATGCAGCAGAAGACTTCGTAGCCGAAGAAGCAGCTTCAGAAGAATCTCTTGAAGAACTTGCTGAAATCGTTGAAGGTAAATAA